A window of the Microcaecilia unicolor chromosome 5, aMicUni1.1, whole genome shotgun sequence genome harbors these coding sequences:
- the LOC115469853 gene encoding uncharacterized protein LOC115469853, translating to MGAKLSKKKSCDLPNTELSTGIQEPENKKIEHEVQNAPLDVECNTGNMSTQKLLAEKTAYQKNEPEASKDENQTTKHKDHTEEKVKDDTSTGSRKTEALIEVETNKTVQQSEEPSGQSTGKQTEPLKEKNSSQMEEDSNRKSDLPKGEGKLSANVLELTKEVEVKTSPVDLDANPDTYNQTLMLNANKNKDETACEHTSVSSDVGTEQVEQGTTHCETNNGEHGGNLSLVEKCGPKTDTTKNSQHHVSSKSHDTQCTTQKITQDIEVKNTNKSIVEHTNITVPLDLEIRLEQVKIADNQVSRIDQHASLLLQQIPMKEENSSIEQVEQDANLVIDQVAEQQLTMTSMGSPQTAEQTSTSAKENTTLEESSVSPQQPGNVTKANFLMQTDQEPYVEECRAESKGEIVPGSD from the coding sequence ATGGGAGCAAAATTAAGCAAGAAAAAAAGCTGTGATCTTCCTAACACTGAACTATCTACAGGAATCCAAGaaccagaaaacaaaaaaatagaacatgaAGTTCAAAATGCACCACTAGATGTAGAATGCAATACAGGAAACATGTCCACACAGAAATTGCTAGCTGAGAAAACGGCATACCAGAAAAATGAACCCGAGGCCTCCAAAGATGAGAACCAAACTACAAAACACAAAGATCATACAGAAGAGAAGGTGAAAGATGACACTTCAACTGGTAGCAGAAAAACTGAAGCACTTATTGAAGTTGAAACCAATAAAACAGTGCAGCAGTCTGAAGAACCTTCAGGTCAAAGTACAGGTAAACAGACGGAGCCCTTGAAAGAAAAGAACTCATCGCAAATGGAGGAGGATTCTAATAGAAAGTCAGATTTGCCAAAGGGTGAAGGCAAGCTATCTGCAAATGTCTTAGAACTAACAAAAGAAGTTGAAGTTAAAACATCTCCAGTTGATTTAGATGCTAATCCAGACACTTACAACCAGACCCTAATGCTGAAtgccaataaaaataaagacgaAACTGCTTGTGAGCATACGAGTGTTTCTTCtgatgtgggtactgaacaagttgAGCAAGGGACTACCCACTGTGAAACCAATAATGGGGAACATGGTGGTAATCTGAGCTTGGTTGAGAAATGTGGTCCTAAAACAGACACCACTAAAAACTCTCAGCATCATGTTTCTAGTAAATCTCATGACACTCAATGTACCACTCAAAAGATCACCCAAGATATTGAGGTAAAGAATACAAATAAAAGTATTGTGGAACACACAAACATCACAGTGCCATTGGATCTAGAAATAAGGTTAGAGCAAGTTAAAATAGCAGACAATCAGGTATCTAGGATAGATCAGCATGCTAGCCTGCTGTTGCAGCAGATAcccatgaaagaggaaaactccaGTATAGAGCAAGTGGAACAAGATGCTAATCTGGTAATAGACCAGGTAGCAGAACAGCAATTGACAATGACGTCAATGGGTAGCCCACAGACAGCAGAACAGACTTCGACATCTGCAAAGGAGAACACCACATTGGAAGAAAGCTCAGTTTCACCACAGCAGCCAGGCAATGTGACAAAGGCCAACTTTCTGATGCAAACAGATCAAGAGCCTTATGTGGAGGAATGCAGGGCAGAAAGTAAGGGAGAAATTGTGCCAGGTTCTGACTGA